Below is a genomic region from Enoplosus armatus isolate fEnoArm2 chromosome 10, fEnoArm2.hap1, whole genome shotgun sequence.
cacaagCAACTGAAAAATCCCATAGGGAcaaaatgaactttttttttttacattttcaatgaaCCTCCCTCTTTCTTAGATATTTGTAATAATACACAAACGCACAAAGCCAACAATTGGGAGTCCAAAATAACTGCAGGCAACTTCTGAACACAGCACCATGGTAGAGCGTAAtgcaacacaaaatgcagcaaaagTGGCTtttttccaaaaaataaatatgcttGTATATACTTGTGAAGTAAATTGCCATAGCTATTAACATATTACACACAACATAGGTTTAGCACACTGATCAAGGTTAACACAGATTGTTTGGGGTCTCTAGGAAGGCAGACTATCAATGCGCTTAAATTCATACCATGGCGTCAGTTACTGTTATGTCCTGGTTTGTGACAATGTACTCAGAGGTACATTGCTGTCAGTGTGAAAAAGTAGACAGAAcaaacataatataaaataataaaaaagcattGGTATGTTTCTCTCAAACAATTACTTTGATAAAACATGGGATACAAAGTGAATAGAACAAATGCATGtctgtcattttacttttttaaaagtgCATACACTGTTTATTAAATAgcattacattaaattaaaatgatagtTTGCATGAATACATGAAGAAGGCTGTAACAGATGTAGGCACATCGATGTATCAGTTCACGTAAGCCTTAGGCAGCAATCAACAATCGTCCCTAGGAATTATTTTGAGGTCTCTCACTGGTGAACAAAAAtctagtattttttttatgtagatGAACAGTTGCTTTGGCACATTCCCTCCAATGTCTGCATGACGAATGGCACTCAAGACATCTGAAACGGTATAGGAATGATTTGGGTTAATGTTTTGCTTGGGAGGAAAAAGTCTACTTATCCAGATTGAGGCATTCTTCATGCAAATCTGATTAAATCCGACTAATGATGGTTGTGCTGAGAGCAATCCAGTATCAACTATAAGTTAGTTATTAGCCTCTATATTAGCCACTGTAAATGAACAGACAAGCCAAAGTCTTGCCTACATGCTGTCACCCTCACCTTAACTTCAATTTATAGACAAATGCTTTATGTATTTCATACTGGAGGATTATTTCGAAATGTATCTCTTACCAGCTATAATGGAGTCTCCTTTTTGTAGTTAAACCCAGGGTCTGATCCTTCAATCTGCAGTTTCAGGGCTTGTTTAAGGCTCAACTCAGTTTCCCCTATGGGATAGTTCTCTAGAACATCCTGGTGGCCTCTGTTCTGTACAGTCCGAGGAACTGATACCCTACTCAGGAAAACCTGATTACCCTGTAGATGATAGTTGGGGTTGGTCATGATGCCATTCCTCTTCTTCTCAGaacagctctgctgctggataAAGAATTGATCTTGACCTTGCCCTCTTTCCTGCCGAATTGAACCACCAATCATGATCTTGCAATGGGGATCCTTCACTGCAATGTTCGCCACTGATTTGTTGAGGGCAATCCTCTTGTCAAACTGTGTCATCTCGTACTCCAGAACCTGACCTTGGGTTGATCCGCTgttctttacttttttcttgTCTCCAAGTGCTCCTTTACCATTTGATGTCCCATTTCCAGTCTTACTTCCCTTTGTTGACTTGAGACTAGGTTTTAACTGAGACCAGTCAAAGTCATTGGATGGAGACGACGGCTGCTGACCTATGGACTTGGTGGTAGAGGAAGGGGACACAATAGACTGTCTGCTCCGGCTGCGAGGCAGTGAGTGCTGTTGGATTTGTTCTGTGAATGTCAGTCCATGAAAACTGTCGATCGGCACAGTCTGTGCTGTGGCTGTGGATGATGTGGTTCTCAATGAGGAGTTCTTTGAACTCTTGAGGGAATTATTTGAAAGGGAGGATTTCTGTCTATCTACTGTGGAATCAGGAGATTCTGATGGCGAACTGAAAGCATGGACAGGTCCATTGGGTAGACCACGTCCAGACGACTGCATGTCTCCTGccccagtgctgccagagctACTTGATTTAATGGTGAGGGACTGCATTTTACCAGTCACAGCCAATGGTGTCTTTTGTTCCATGGTGTGAACTGGGGAGGGACTGCAGCCATTTAGAGTTGAGGCCCCATACTTTTCCAGAAGTTTTATGATCATTGAATGGCCACCTTTTGCTGCCACTCTCATTGCCGTGCGTCCAAACTGATCAGCATGGTTTGGGTCAGCACCATTTTCAAGAAGTATTTGCACAACATCAATGTGACCCTCTTGTGCAGCTATGCCTAGTGCTGTTGCTCCCTGGTTGCAAGTATGATCCACATGCGTGCCGTTCTCTATCAAAAATTGCACAACTTTCGTGTGTCCTTGCCATGCAGCAGACTGGAGGGCAGATCGCTTCTCATTGTCACAGGCATTCACATCAGCATGATAGTTAATCAGCAGCCTCACCATTTCAACATGCCCTTGCCAGCAGGACACGTGGAGGGCCGTTCTGCCCTCCGTGTCACAAGCTTCCACATTTGCTCCATTTTCAAGGAAATACTCTGTCATGGCCAGCTGATTTTCAAGTGCCAATATGTAGAGTGTTGGGCGTCCATCTGCATCTTTGTAATCTATATCAGCACCATGGCTCAGCAGCAGTTCAACAATGTCTCTGTGGCCTTCTAGTGCCGCCACCCTAAGAGCATTCCTCCCATCATATCCCCTCTCGTCAATGCATGACTTGTTTTCCAGAAGAATTTGCACACAGTCATAGTGACCCTCTTGTGCAGCTAATATAAGCTGTATTCTACCATCATTATCAACCTCTGTACAACGAGCACCTTGCTCAATAAGGGCATCACACACTTGACGGTGGCCCTCAAATGAAGCCATGTGTAGCGGGGTCCAGCCTGCGTCATCCCTGTGATTCTCGTCCAGACCTCTGTCCAGCAGAGTTCTGACCACCTCCACATTACCCTGAGCAGATGCAATGCTCAGCACAGTCCTTCCCTCACTGTCGATGCTATCAACAGCAGCCCCCCAAAAAAGTAATGTGTTGACAACAGAGGCATGGCCCATTGATGCAGCAGCAAGAAGAGGAGTGCGACCATTGTTGTCTGTGTGATCCACATCAGCTCCACCTTCCAAAAGCAGATCAACTACATCAACGTGTCCTTCATAGCCAGCCACAAGGAGAGGAGTCATGCAGTCTTTATCACAGTGGTCAACCTCTGCTCCCCTGTCGATCAGAAGGCTAACAACAGAAGCATGGCCTTTACTTGCaggaacacagagagcagcGACTGAGAGGGCAGTCCTCCCATCCACATCTTCATGATTAACTTCGGCCCCGTGGTCCAAGAGGTGCTCAACAATCTCTCTGTGTCCCATGTATGCCGCAGCAATGAGAGCTGTTCTTCCTTCATTGTCTGCCTTGTTGACCTCAGCCCCATGCTGGAGAAGGTTCAACACTATGTCTTCATGGCCTCCCCAAGCAGCAGCTCTCAAAGCAGTTCTACCATCAGCATCAGCACAGTCCACTTTGGCACCAGCATAAAGCAGAGCAGATACAACCTCTGAATGTCCACCCCAAGCTGCTGAGCGCAGGGCTGTCCATCCATCATGATCTGTGTGGTTTATGTTGGCCTCACAACCAATTAGGCAGTTGACCACTTTGGTATGGCCTTGCCTTGCAGCAAGAGTAAGTGCTGTTTGTCCATGGTTGTCTTCTAGCTCCATGTTTGCCCCCCTAGATATGAGCAAGTTGACCACATCAAGGTTTCCACTGTATGCGGCGTTGGCCAGCAGAGTTCTCCCACTGGAGTCACACTGGTTCACAGATGCCCCGTTATCAAGCAATGTCCGTATTGAGTCCTCTCTTTCCAGGGCCTGTTGTACAATACATGATGCATGGTCGTCCTCATTGTTTACATGAGCTCCAGCTTTGACCAGAAGTTGTAGGACCTCCTGTTCTCTTGGTATGGAGGTGGTCAAGGAGTCTTTAGCAGGGGTTCCATTCCAAACCATCCAAAGAGCCAGATTAAAAGGCTCAATCTGCAGATTGGAATTGACAAGGTGCAATGCAAATTCCTGCACTTCGAGTGGTTTGAGCTGCTTTGCTCGGCAAGTATAACTCATCGCCAACATCCTATGTCCCTCTGCTGCATTGCACAAGTACTTCTGTGTGCAATGCTTAACATCCAGTAGCCACTCTGCAAAACTGTAGTGAAAAAGGATTTTAGT
It encodes:
- the ankrd50 gene encoding ankyrin repeat domain-containing protein 50 encodes the protein MAQTSLLQGKRFYCREWVFHKIQHCLQEKTNNLSGVTSTPSKQPPLAPGGCASNPGTLTTGSAKSGSSWGVLLVGGPGSGKTAVCTELLWPTSTQGTHRGLHQQSLAFHFCRADDSDTLCVGGFIRGLVAQICRSGLVPGYEEKVRDPAVQSTLQPGECERNPTEAFKRCVLLPLLSIKPPQQSLFLLVDSIDEGCQLGEGEQRSSPGSPRTIAELLASHHEFLPPWLLLICSARRQNKAITKLFTGFRKISLDDLRKAYIVKDVQQYILHRLDQEEALRQHLTKETAEMLNQLHIKSSGCFLYLERVLDGVVENFIMLREIRDIPGTLNGLYLWLCQRLFVRKQFAKVQPILNVILATCRPLTVKELYHAVWTKNMTLTMEEFQKKMDILSKLLVDGLGSTKILFHYSFAEWLLDVKHCTQKYLCNAAEGHRMLAMSYTCRAKQLKPLEVQEFALHLVNSNLQIEPFNLALWMVWNGTPAKDSLTTSIPREQEVLQLLVKAGAHVNNEDDHASCIVQQALEREDSIRTLLDNGASVNQCDSSGRTLLANAAYSGNLDVVNLLISRGANMELEDNHGQTALTLAARQGHTKVVNCLIGCEANINHTDHDGWTALRSAAWGGHSEVVSALLYAGAKVDCADADGRTALRAAAWGGHEDIVLNLLQHGAEVNKADNEGRTALIAAAYMGHREIVEHLLDHGAEVNHEDVDGRTALSVAALCVPASKGHASVVSLLIDRGAEVDHCDKDCMTPLLVAGYEGHVDVVDLLLEGGADVDHTDNNGRTPLLAAASMGHASVVNTLLFWGAAVDSIDSEGRTVLSIASAQGNVEVVRTLLDRGLDENHRDDAGWTPLHMASFEGHRQVCDALIEQGARCTEVDNDGRIQLILAAQEGHYDCVQILLENKSCIDERGYDGRNALRVAALEGHRDIVELLLSHGADIDYKDADGRPTLYILALENQLAMTEYFLENGANVEACDTEGRTALHVSCWQGHVEMVRLLINYHADVNACDNEKRSALQSAAWQGHTKVVQFLIENGTHVDHTCNQGATALGIAAQEGHIDVVQILLENGADPNHADQFGRTAMRVAAKGGHSMIIKLLEKYGASTLNGCSPSPVHTMEQKTPLAVTGKMQSLTIKSSSSGSTGAGDMQSSGRGLPNGPVHAFSSPSESPDSTVDRQKSSLSNNSLKSSKNSSLRTTSSTATAQTVPIDSFHGLTFTEQIQQHSLPRSRSRQSIVSPSSTTKSIGQQPSSPSNDFDWSQLKPSLKSTKGSKTGNGTSNGKGALGDKKKVKNSGSTQGQVLEYEMTQFDKRIALNKSVANIAVKDPHCKIMIGGSIRQERGQGQDQFFIQQQSCSEKKRNGIMTNPNYHLQGNQVFLSRVSVPRTVQNRGHQDVLENYPIGETELSLKQALKLQIEGSDPGFNYKKETPL